From the genome of Brassica oleracea var. oleracea cultivar TO1000 chromosome C4, BOL, whole genome shotgun sequence:
AACCAACCTATTTTTCTAGGAATAGTATATTTTGTATAGTTATTTATTAAATAAGAATTTATAATCATACAGTTCTATGATCGTTCATATCGTTTTATAACAAAATATTTAAATCATCGATAACAAAATTTTCAATCTAAAATCTTTAATAAATTTATAATTTATAAATGTTCTTGAAAATTCATTGAAAGTTTTAATATTAAAATATTTATGTAATCTTATGGTATATAGTGTTTAATATATATATATATATTTATTTATTTTATTATTAAATGATATTTTTTACTCATATGGTTTTAAAATCATGTGTATCTTCTTATAATAAAAATGTTAAACCAATTGATCATTAATTTTTAACATAATAATTTTAATAGTTTTAGTCATTTATTGTCGTTTTTAAAAATTCAAAATATAACATATACGAAAAAATCTAAATTTTATTTTTATAGCTAATTTGATTGTTTAATTTATTTTAATAATATAAAATTAAACAAAAAATGATGGAGGAGATATACATTGTTATCAAATCTTTATTATTAAACTCATTAATTGTCATATATATATTAGTCATTTATGGTAATTCCGTAGGTTTTATTTAAGGAAAAAAAATATCATATTATATCATTATATCATATAGTTTGACCAACTTATGTATCTAACAACATATAAAAATCGAATGTGGACCTACTTATTTTTCAATTGAATGTAATTGACTACTTAATTGAGTGCTACCTATGCATTGGAGCCTCTTTTAATTAATACAAAATTAAAGTTACATCTTTTCAAATGTTCCTCAATTAATATATAAGGGATAGGAGGCTCAAACTCAACCTATAACTTACATCTGAACTACATAAAAACACCACAACACAACAGAGAACCTACATATCCTCTACTCCAATCGCAATGAACGCAGAACCAAATTACGCTCTTGCCTTTGACTCTTACACAGAACCAGCGACATCGCCTCCACAAAGAGATCTCACGATAAACATAGAGAGGGAGACTACGAATCAAACAGACATATCCATTAAAAAGTAAATTAAACCCCGCCCGTTTCATATACAAAAATCAAAAACCAAAACTCAAATAGAAAAACCAAAGATCATTTCAAAAGCCACATTGTATATTAGTGTTATTGGCCCATTCAGCCCAATATCATAAACCTTTTAGTATTTACTATTTACAAAAGCAAAATTTGAGGAGAAAAAATGAACAAAGCGAAGGACTGGGCGTTTGCATCTTCGAATCTGGTTCGGGCCGATTCTTTTTGGGTCCGGATCTTGTCGGATCCTAAATATTTAGATCCAATAGATACTTAAAAATTTTTGGTTCGGGTTCGGGTCGGTTCTTTTTGGGACCGGATCGGTTCGGACCTATAACTAAAATACCTATAAAAGATCCGTAATTTTTCGGGTCCGGATCGGGTTCGAGTATTTAGGATCTGAAAAGGACATGATATAAACAATTTCATCAACTTTAGTTGAATATTTGTCATATATATCTAAAATTTTACAAAACAACTTAAATGAAACTATTAATAATTAAAATAAAACATTTTAAAACTCTAAATTTTACATTTTAAAACTTTATATTACTTAAAATGAAATAATAACAAATGTTGTTAACAAAAGATATCCTTTATATACTAAATCACAAGTCACCTAGCTAATCAAAAATCAAAAATACCACGTACAAAAATCTAAAATAACTGCAAAGAAGTTCCCTGTTTTTTAAGAAATTATCACCATCACACGCTTCAAAATGAACTATGTAACTTCCAATCATGTTGACTGTCTCATCTCCTATATAACTTCAGATCAACTATTTTTTTCTATTTTCTGTGTCTTTTTCTTTGTCATTTTTTTATTTGGGTGTTGCAAAGCAGATCGACAAAAGTTTATGATTATTCAATTCAGATTCATCTTTTCTTTTCTATGATTCTTTCTGCATAATTTAAAGTGAAGATATTATGAGAATATATTTCTGTTTTGTAGCTTAAATGATCACAGGAAGGAAAAAAACCCCATTGTCACAAATTTGGTGTTATTATCGTAGACCAGAAGTTATTTTCAAAGTGAAAAGATATTCTTCTGGATAAAAAAGGTATACATATTTCTATTTTAAGCTATTATTTCTAAAAATCTCTTTCAAAAGATGAAGTTCAGTTTTGTAGACATTTCTTATATGGCTTAAGTTTCTGTCAAGCAGAAAATGATGAAACTCAAAAGAAAACTTAAAGAATGTGTGTGTGAGTAACTCTCACATGTGATGATGTGAAACTCTATGAGCAGACTCTAATTTATTTTCTAAGTATTCATGTAAACATTGTTTTACCGTTTGTTTGATTTACTAATCTGCTAGTGATATTTTGTGCAGATATTTATTTCATATATGAAAATTCGTATACAGGTAAGTACTATTTAAGAGATTTAATCGCATTTTACCTACATTTAAAAATGAAACACTTTCTATAAAGTCTATTTAATGCATTACACTGAACAACTAATCTTACTCCACGATATCCAATTTAATTCCATAGAATTTAAAAGTGAATGTAAATTAATTTGATGGAATTCAAATGGTAATACTAACGCTATGAATGATAACGAAAAAAATACACAACTAGTAGTTAACTCTTAGATATTTTTTTTACCAAAATAAAACACTTGGAAAAGTTTTACTTTTTGTAGATAGATTTTTTTTACTAAATGAATCTTTTTGGGTGAACTAGCCATGGGCATTCGGGTTGAGTGAAACTGATGACATTTTATTTTATATCAAAGTGTTGAAACTTGTTTTTTCGGATATTCGGGTACCGTTCGGTTCTCGGTTCGGTTCCGTTTCCGATTCGGTTATTCAGATATAGAAATATAGAAACCATTCAGGCATTTGAGGCGGTCCGGTTTTGGTTTCGAATAATTTGGTTTGGTTCTAGTTCAGTTTTTCGGTTCCGGTTTTGGAAGAGGAGAGACATGGAATTGGGCTGGTGTAGGTGATATGTCTTCTAAAGACGTAATGGATTACCGTGGGGTCAAGTTGGTTCTAAAAATAACAAATCCCTTCATAAAAGCAAGGAATTGATCCTTTGCATTTTACATTACATTTTCCATTAAATTTCTTTCAAATAACATTCCTATTAAATCTATCAAATATTGAATAACACTAGAATCTAAATGAATTGGTAAAATACACAATTGAATAACACAAGAATTTAAAAGAATTGATAAAATACACAATTGAATAACACTAGAATTTAATGGAAATCATAATTCTTTCAAATTCTATCAAATTTCTAAATCCAATACTCCCACCTTACTCGCATTTTACCTACATTTAAAAATGAAACACTTTCTATAAAGTCTATTTAATGCATTACACTGAACAACTAATCTTACTCCACGACATCCAATTTAATTTCCAGATTTAAAATATTTTTTTATTGTTCTTTATTTCTTGATAAAAAATAGTAATACCAACCTTTTCGTGGATAATAGACTTTTTTAATACTAATATAGTTATTATGTATATATATACTTTCTACAATAATGTTTATTTGCTAGCGTTAAACTAAATATATGACGATTCATTGATTGTCTTTTGGTAAAAGGATTTTTTTTATTGGGCTTTTTTTATCTTTATATTGAGTTTTATCTATCAATAACAACCTTGCTAATATATGAATATAGGGGCTTTATCTTATTTTTTAGTCATTGCAATTTTATGCTCATATAATTTGAAAGATAATGATATTGACCCATGCTACGCATCTATATTATTAAAACTGAAGTACCTTTTGGAACTGTTTGGAAACGAGATTAAATGAAAGTTGTTTGGAAACAAAGATAACAGATTAAATATTTTTTTTTATTTACATATTTAGTCACTGTATTTATTTCTCATTTACAGATTCTATCGTTTGAAAACTTGGATAGCAGATTAAATGAGAATTGTTTGGAAACACAGATAGCAAATTAAATATTTTTTTTATTTACACATTTAGCCACTGCATTTCTTTCTTATTTACAAATCTGCCACTTCACTTAAAATCAAAAATTTAATTAATTAATTACAATGAATTGTTATTTCTTTTTGCTGAAAATAAAAACACAAACTGTAATATATAGTATATATTAATCTGCTACAATACAATTTTCAAGAAAACCAAATATCATAAAATTAATAATAATTCATAAAAACCTACTGTAAAAAATTAAATCATTTTTAAATAAATAAACAAAAAATCAATAGGTTAATATATGAATATTACAATTACATCAAATTGCATCAAGTTATAAAATTATAAATATAATATTACGTACAGATAAAAAATTATTATCAAACATCTATATTATAATATAATATATTCTACTCTAAATATATTTTACAAAACACAAAAATATAAATGTATTTTATAAAAAAAATGGTTTATAAATTTACGTTGAACGCAAGTTAAATCCAACATCCGCGCGGATCAAGATCTAGTGGGTGTTAAAACTAGTTTCAACTAAATCATACAATAATATATATAAAATAGAACACAAAATATCATAGTTTTAGATATACATGTTTTTAAGTTGGGTACAAATCGGTTCTTATCGGGTCGGATCTATTCGGGTCGGTTCTTTTCGGGTCCGGGTCTATTCGGGTCGGTTCTTTTTCGGTTCCGGTTCTTTCGGGTAAAAAAAATTTAGACCCAAAAAATACTTGTAAATTTTTAGTCCGATTTCGGGTCGGATATTTTTGGGTCGGTTCCGGTTCGGGTCTTGACCCAGGTTAAAATGCCCAGGCCTAGCGAACACAACTAGACAACATTGGCAATTCGGATCGGGTATCCCAAATAACCCAATCGGGTGGGTCCGGATGATTAACCGAATATTTGCCTATCGGTTTAATTAGATTTTAGGGTTTAGTCTTGTTGAATCTGGTCTGCGCGAGTCTTTCTTGATTTCGAAGCAGAGCTGCTTCGTTGTCTCCGGCGATCAGAACACTGACCCCGGCGACTTGAACTCCGTCTCTGGAAACTCAGCAGGCATCGATTAGAAGGTGATCGACCTCTCTCTCTCAATTGTTCTTGATTTGAGAAGCGAATGAAACAAAAAACTCAGAGTGTGCTTAGGGAATTCTGAAGGTTTGACAATGGATGGGGTGGGTGAAAGCTCTTCGGTAGGAGAGAAGCCTGTGGTTGTTAGGGTTAAGCGTAAAGTAGGACAATCTCCGCTCGATGCTTTCTGTAAGTTTCAGTAGAAACTCTCTTTGAATCTTTACGCATGCTATCTCCTAATTGCAAATGTTGTGGCAATTAGGGTTGGAGATAAATGAAAGACCTTTCAAACGACCCTTCCTCGACTTCTCTAAGCTATCTTTATCCAATTCCGAAAAGAAAGGTAGTTTTATCATCTTCTCAGGTGGTTTGGACTCGGTGGAATCTTGAATTTTGTTCATGTGGCAGAGGATGTGAAGCCCAAGAAGGTGCTAGTGCGGCATTTGGAGACCGTCACGGACTCTGAAACCACTGTTGATATCATCCACTCTTTATTTGTGAGTGAACTTTTCTTTTTTCTGGTTGAAAGTTTAAACCTTTGCACGTTGTTTTTTTTGTATGTTCTGATTGTTGTTATTGGGTGTTCTGCAGGAGTCTGATGATCTTGGTGAGCAGAGCTGCAGTAAAGGAAAGTTTGAGGATCGAAAAATTGCCTTCAAGAAAAACAACGTATGTATTGTTTTAGTCATGTATCTTCACTGCTACTCGAGTGCTAGCTTTAAGTTCGTTTTGTTTTTTTGGGTCTGCAGAGAAAGGAGCAGCTCTTGACAAAAGCTGTACAGCAGCAACAGGTAACATTTTCGTACAGTTTCTTTGAGATTTAGCATTTTAGGAGGAGATCTCGGTACTCTTTTTTAGGTATCTAATTCAAGACTTGTGTAATCAATTTAATCAAAAGTTCAACTATTCTGTTTAGACCGCTGCACAGGATGCTCGGTTTGAGCAAATATGGCGGAGTAGGAAGGGAAACAAGGAAGGCATCCATGATAAAGAACTTCATGAGAGGTGTAGTTTCTACGATGTTATTCGTGTTGATGCTGAAGAAAGACCAGGCGATGGACCACCAGAGTAAGTTCCCTTGTAACATGCATTTGTATTTTAAATCCCAATACCAGTAGTTTAGCTTTGGCTGAAGTATTTTATATGTATTGCTTTAGGGTTGAATCCTTGGAGGACCAGAAAATGCTGGCTAGTTTCTTGCCTCTCCTTAGAGAATGCATTCCAACAGCAGCTGAAGAGATTGAAGCTGGTATCCATTCCAGCCATACCGAAGAGTATGTTTATGATTTCTATGCTGTAAACGAAGAGATGGATATCAGTGAAGACAGTTCTAAGCACCAGTTTCCTCTGTGCGTAGTTTTTTCATACTGAACTCCTTCGTGTATCGTCTTTTTTGTGTGTCACCTGCTAATTTCGGTTCTTGGTGTTATTTTAGTGTCACAGTCGAGGAGGAAGAAGAGTTCTACGATGGACCTGATGATGAATCAGACTATGACTCTGATGATTCAAATGGTACACTTTTACCGCCGTTCTTGTTGTACTCTGTTGCGTCCTAGAAACAGAAAGTCAAGAAATAAGTAATGCTAAACTATATAAATCTTTGCATGACTCAGCTGAAGATCATCCAAGGAATGATTACCCAGACGAGATCTCTGAAGAGGAGGAGGAAGAAGAAGAAGAAGACGATGAGGAAGATGAAGATGAAGAAGAGAAGAGTGAAGCCTCTGACGATGAATCAAAAGACAAGGAGACATCAGAAAGACGTGTGAGAATGGTTCTTGATGAGGATGAGGAGTTCTTTGATGGTTATGCAGAGGAGGATGTGAATGTTTATGGGGATAGCGATGATGAGGAGTTTGAGGACATTAAGTGGTCTTACCGGTGAGATTCGTATAGCTAATGAAGATGCTAATAAAAGACTTTAGTGCAAGGCTCTGTGAATCAAAATTGTTCATCTACTGTTAAAACAAAACTAACCAAGTTTGGTAGATTTCGGGGTATTATAAGAGATGAAAGACTCTCGTTCATGTTATTCACTTTCGTATAGGCCTGGGAATTTAAATCAAAGCCCGCGGGGCCCGCCCCATTTGACCCGCCGTGGGGCGGGTGCGGGTCGAGCGTTTTGAAAAAATCAAGTCGCGGGTGCGGGTTAAGACTATTTTTTGCGGGGCGGATGCGGGTTAGTGGATTTTGATTTGCGGATACCCGCCAACCCGCAAAATAAAATAAAAAATAAAAAATAATTAAATTTTTAAAAAATAATATAAAAATTACTTATAAATATATTATTTTATAGAAAAACTAATTAAATAATTATTTTTTAATTAAAAATATAACCTGTGGGTCCCGCGGGTTACCCGCAAAATAAAGCGGGGCGGGTGCGGGTATTAGTTTATTTCTTTGCGGGTTGAGCGGGTTGAAATTTTAACTAAAAAAAAAGAAACGATCCGCGGGTTGGCGGGTCATGCGGGGCGGGTTGACCCGCGAACCCAGGCCTACTTTCGTATGGTTCTTATGCCAAGAGAAAAAAAAAAGAAATGACCTTGATATAGTGCTTAAAAATATTTAATCTTGTTGCTGTGAGCTCACTATTCATAAAAAAGAGGTTTAAATCTTAATAAAATCATTTGTATTATTTTATTAAAGAAATACTAGATTTGGACCTGCACGGTTAATTTTCATGTTTATATATATATTTTACATAATTAGAATATATTTTTCAAGTTACTTATATATTTAAATGTTTATATATAATTATTTTAAATATAACAATTTGATAGTTTTCATGCTGTAAGTTAATTGATTATTTCAAATCATCACGTATATTTGGTATTTTTTATTATATATATTTTAAAATTATTTTTTTATTCAATTATTATGATCTTGATCCGTAATTCAAAGCGCTAGATTTCCTTTATCAATATTTTTTTTNNNNNNNNNNNNNNNNNNNNNNNNNNNNNNNNNNNNNNNNNNNNNNNNNNNNNNNNNNNNNNNNNNNNNNNNNNNNNNNNNNNNNNNNNNNNNNNNNNNNNNNNNNNNNNNNNNNNNNNNNNNNNNNNNNNNNNNNNNNNNNNNNNNNNNNNNNNNNNNNNNNNNNNNNNNNNNNNNNNNNNNNNNNNNNNNNNNNNNNNNNNNNNNNNNNNNNNNNNNNNNNNNNNNNNNNNNNNNNNNNNNNNNNNNNNNNNNNNNNNNNNNNNNNNNNNNNNNNNNNNNNNNNNNNNNNNNNNNNNNNNNNNNNNNNNNNNNNNNNNNNNNNNNNNNNNNNNNNNNNNNNNNNNNNNNNNNNNNNNNNNNNNNNNNNNNNNNNNNNNNNNNNNNNNNNNNNNNNNNNNNNNNNNNNNNNNNNNNNNNNNNNNNNNNNNNNNNNNNNNNNNNNNNNNNNNNNNNNNNNNNNNNNNNNNNNNNNNNNNNNNNNNNNNNNNNNNNNNNNNNNNNNNNNNNNNNNNNNNNNNNNNNNNNNNNNNNNNNNNNNNNNNNNNNNNNNNNNNNNNNNNNNNNNNNNNNNNNNNNNNNNNNNNNNNNNNNNNNNNNNNNNNNNNNNNNNNNNNNNNNNNNNNNNNNNNNNNNNNNNNNNNNNNNNNNNNNNNNNNNNNNNNNNNNNNNNNNNNNNNNNNNNNNNNNNNNNNNNNNNNNNNNNNNNNNNNNNNNNNNNNNNNNNNNNNNNNNNNNNNNNN
Proteins encoded in this window:
- the LOC106339468 gene encoding RNA-directed DNA methylation 4; this encodes MDGVGESSSVGEKPVVVRVKRKVGQSPLDAFWLEINERPFKRPFLDFSKLSLSNSEKKEDVKPKKVLVRHLETVTDSETTVDIIHSLFESDDLGEQSCSKGKFEDRKIAFKKNNRKEQLLTKAVQQQQTAAQDARFEQIWRSRKGNKEGIHDKELHERCSFYDVIRVDAEERPGDGPPEVESLEDQKMLASFLPLLRECIPTAAEEIEAGIHSSHTEEYVYDFYAVNEEMDISEDSSKHQFPLVTVEEEEEFYDGPDDESDYDSDDSNAEDHPRNDYPDEISEEEEEEEEEDDEEDEDEEEKSEASDDESKDKETSERRVRMVLDEDEEFFDGYAEEDVNVYGDSDDEEFEDIKWSYR